The following are from one region of the Balneolaceae bacterium genome:
- a CDS encoding biotin carboxylase → MAKKKNEVKPLKGLSDIRRFFHRNEEPIYFISATNFNLLGADEWIKGFKFICYIECFNGLHPNVFSPKEELPHDEFESIEDINNYLLKHPEVQEYINSRKKNGKAGKAMFLMFDEETEKLAKKLGLEVCFPSAKMRTSMDNKVNTNRIAEKAGVACVPYVLSKVKDYDHLREVSKKLGDDLVIQTPFGDSGHTTFFISDKEDFEKYEEEIVKEKEVKIMKRINCRGSAIEACVTRHGTIVAPLMTELVGFPELTPYKGGWCGNEIYSDAFTPDIRKKARKYTRMLGDQLREEGYKGYFELDFLIDQDNGEVYLGELNPRVTGASSITNHAVFALADAPLFLFHLMEWMDVPYELSVKAINDRWAKPENVDTWSQLVIKHTEDSVELITEAPPSGIWKKQKDGSIEFDRMDSHRRAVESEKEAFYLRIADKGKYLYEGADMGILVMRGRLMTDDFKLTKRAKEWIKAIQDHYVTETPDNEEELSEEASVLTGFKLM, encoded by the coding sequence ATGGCTAAAAAGAAGAACGAAGTGAAACCATTAAAAGGCTTGTCTGATATTAGGCGATTTTTTCACCGCAATGAAGAGCCGATCTACTTTATCAGTGCTACCAATTTCAATCTTTTGGGTGCCGATGAGTGGATCAAGGGATTTAAGTTCATCTGCTATATTGAGTGTTTTAATGGTCTTCATCCCAATGTTTTTTCGCCAAAGGAAGAATTGCCGCACGATGAGTTTGAAAGCATTGAAGACATCAACAATTACCTGCTTAAACACCCTGAAGTTCAGGAATATATCAACTCACGTAAAAAAAATGGCAAAGCGGGCAAAGCGATGTTCCTGATGTTTGATGAAGAGACAGAAAAACTTGCCAAAAAACTGGGGCTTGAAGTCTGTTTCCCATCCGCTAAAATGCGGACCTCCATGGATAATAAGGTCAACACAAACCGCATTGCCGAAAAAGCAGGGGTTGCCTGTGTACCGTATGTACTTTCGAAAGTGAAGGATTATGATCACCTGCGGGAAGTTTCCAAAAAGCTGGGAGATGATCTTGTTATTCAAACTCCTTTCGGAGATTCCGGACACACTACATTCTTCATTTCTGATAAGGAAGATTTTGAAAAGTATGAGGAGGAGATCGTCAAAGAGAAGGAAGTAAAGATTATGAAGCGGATCAATTGCCGGGGATCGGCTATTGAAGCGTGCGTAACCCGTCATGGAACCATCGTTGCGCCGTTGATGACCGAACTGGTCGGATTTCCCGAACTCACCCCATATAAGGGCGGCTGGTGTGGAAATGAGATTTACTCTGATGCCTTTACACCGGATATCCGCAAAAAAGCACGCAAATATACCCGGATGCTTGGCGATCAGCTCCGTGAAGAGGGCTACAAAGGATATTTTGAACTTGATTTTCTGATTGACCAGGATAATGGTGAAGTCTATCTCGGAGAATTGAATCCGCGGGTAACCGGTGCAAGTTCTATTACCAATCACGCTGTATTTGCGTTGGCAGATGCCCCGCTGTTCCTGTTTCACCTGATGGAATGGATGGATGTGCCGTATGAACTGAGTGTAAAGGCGATCAACGATCGCTGGGCGAAGCCGGAAAATGTAGATACCTGGAGCCAGCTTGTCATCAAGCATACCGAAGACAGTGTTGAACTGATCACTGAGGCACCCCCTTCCGGAATCTGGAAGAAGCAAAAAGACGGCAGTATCGAATTTGACCGGATGGACTCCCACCGGCGGGCCGTAGAGTCGGAAAAAGAGGCTTTCTATTTGAGAATTGCCGACAAAGGCAAATACCTTTACGAAGGTGCAGATATGGGTATCCTGGTGATGAGAGGCCGTTTGATGACAGACGATTTTAAACTGACCAAACGGGCCAAAGAGTGGATCAAGGCCATTCAGGATCATTATGTTACGGAAACTCCCGATAACGAAGAGGAGTTATCCGAAGAAGCCTCTGTACTTACCGGTTTTAAATTAATGTAG
- a CDS encoding aldehyde dehydrogenase family protein encodes MTFKSINPYNGKVIAEYPEQSEDEINAILQKSKEAFESWRQVPIEERAEMLKKAAELLRKNVDEYARTMTLEMGKPISESKGEINKCAWVCEFYAKNAARFLADEVIETDASESFVSYDPMGTVLAIMPWNFPFWQVFRFAAPTLMAGNTGLLKHASNVFGCATHIEDLLREAGFPEGVFQNLIIHHDKTEQIISNDIVKAVTLTGSEVAGRSVGSLAGKYLKKSVLELGGNNAFIVWEDADMKQAVETGVTARMMNSGQSCIAAKRFILVGEAYDKFLPEFLERVKSLKSGDPVDESTELGPLARKDLADQLNEQVKKSVDQGAELLTGGNQDEAYHEPTVLDQCKTGHACI; translated from the coding sequence ATGACATTTAAAAGTATCAACCCGTACAACGGAAAAGTAATAGCTGAATATCCTGAGCAGTCTGAGGATGAAATCAACGCCATTCTTCAAAAATCGAAAGAGGCATTTGAGTCGTGGCGACAGGTTCCGATTGAGGAACGAGCTGAAATGCTGAAAAAAGCAGCAGAACTGCTTCGGAAAAACGTGGACGAATATGCACGTACCATGACCCTTGAAATGGGGAAGCCAATCAGTGAATCAAAAGGCGAAATCAACAAATGTGCCTGGGTGTGTGAGTTTTACGCGAAAAACGCCGCCCGATTTCTGGCCGATGAAGTGATAGAAACCGATGCATCCGAGAGTTTTGTGAGTTATGATCCTATGGGAACCGTGCTGGCGATCATGCCGTGGAATTTCCCATTTTGGCAGGTATTTCGCTTTGCTGCACCCACACTGATGGCCGGAAATACAGGTTTGTTGAAACATGCTTCCAATGTGTTTGGATGTGCCACTCATATTGAGGATTTGCTTCGGGAAGCAGGTTTTCCCGAAGGAGTTTTTCAAAACCTGATCATTCATCACGACAAAACAGAACAGATTATTAGCAATGACATTGTGAAGGCGGTGACTCTGACCGGCAGTGAGGTTGCCGGCCGATCAGTGGGAAGCCTGGCAGGTAAATATCTTAAAAAGTCAGTATTGGAGCTGGGTGGCAACAATGCGTTCATCGTGTGGGAAGATGCCGATATGAAACAGGCCGTAGAGACCGGGGTGACAGCCAGGATGATGAACAGCGGTCAGAGCTGCATTGCGGCAAAACGGTTTATCCTTGTCGGAGAAGCCTATGATAAATTTTTGCCGGAATTTCTGGAGCGGGTCAAATCCCTGAAGAGCGGAGATCCTGTGGATGAATCAACTGAACTGGGACCGCTGGCGCGGAAAGACCTGGCAGACCAGCTTAATGAACAGGTTAAAAAATCTGTTGACCAGGGAGCAGAACTGCTGACCGGGGGCAATCAGGATGAGGCGTATCATGAACCCACTGTTCTGGACCAATGTAAAACCGGGCATGCCTGCATTTGA
- a CDS encoding aldehyde dehydrogenase family protein translates to MNPLFWTNVKPGMPAFDEETFGPVAAIIRAKDEDEAFRLASQSKYGLGATVFTRDIDRARKSIDKIPDGAFFINELVKSDPRLPFGGTKNSGYGRELSKEGILEFVNKKTVYVK, encoded by the coding sequence ATGAACCCACTGTTCTGGACCAATGTAAAACCGGGCATGCCTGCATTTGATGAAGAGACATTCGGGCCGGTGGCTGCAATCATCAGGGCAAAAGATGAGGATGAAGCGTTTCGCCTGGCATCGCAATCCAAATATGGTCTCGGGGCTACAGTGTTTACGAGGGATATAGACCGGGCACGCAAAAGCATTGATAAAATACCGGATGGCGCGTTTTTTATTAATGAACTTGTAAAGTCAGATCCACGCCTGCCCTTTGGCGGAACGAAAAATTCGGGATATGGCCGTGAACTTTCCAAAGAGGGGATACTCGAATTTGTGAACAAGAAAACGGTGTATGTGAAATAG
- a CDS encoding alpha/beta fold hydrolase: protein MKTTKLTFPGSQEAELSAKMDQPDDGISRGTVLFAHCFTCSKNLRAVSNISKALTGSGFGVFRFDFTGLGESEGDFSDTNFSSNVDDLVAAADYMENEWEAPRMLMGHSLGGAAVLQAAHQIKSSEAVVTVGAPCNPDHVTHHLLDKREEIEKKGEARVNLAGRTFTIKKQFLDDLEEQLMDKIIRNLERSLLIFHSPVDQTVGIDNAAHIYKLAKHPKSFISLDDADHLLSNQDDAKYIGLVTAAWGSRYL, encoded by the coding sequence ATGAAAACAACAAAACTAACATTTCCCGGAAGCCAGGAAGCTGAACTCTCGGCAAAGATGGATCAGCCGGATGATGGAATTTCGAGAGGAACAGTTCTGTTTGCACACTGCTTTACATGCAGTAAGAATCTTCGGGCTGTCAGCAATATCAGCAAGGCGTTAACCGGTAGTGGTTTTGGAGTATTTCGATTCGACTTCACCGGCCTTGGAGAGAGTGAAGGTGATTTCTCCGATACAAATTTTTCATCAAATGTGGATGACCTTGTCGCTGCAGCTGATTATATGGAAAATGAGTGGGAAGCACCCCGAATGCTGATGGGGCACTCTTTAGGCGGTGCAGCAGTGTTGCAGGCTGCTCATCAAATCAAATCCAGCGAGGCGGTTGTAACCGTGGGAGCTCCCTGTAATCCTGACCATGTTACTCATCACCTGCTTGATAAGAGGGAAGAGATCGAAAAAAAAGGAGAAGCGAGAGTAAACCTGGCCGGTCGCACATTTACTATAAAAAAACAGTTTTTAGACGATCTTGAAGAACAACTTATGGATAAGATCATCCGTAATTTGGAGAGATCTCTACTCATTTTTCACTCCCCTGTCGATCAAACCGTAGGGATAGACAACGCTGCTCATATCTACAAACTTGCCAAACATCCCAAGAGTTTTATCTCTCTGGATGACGCGGACCATCTGTTATCAAATCAGGATGATGCCAAATATATAGGGTTGGTTACCGCTGCGTGGGGAAGCCGGTATTTGTAG
- a CDS encoding RNA polymerase sigma factor: MLDWFKGRDKNKRSYSTNEDWIQALTPPPDEQAIKQLRSYMLKGLKSVLYKNVDRGLNQFCEDITQDSLLKVLDNIDTFRGESKFTTWAMKIAVREGYSELRRKRYNDISLEQYSSYDPEEKDAVEIEHEQAGPDQITHESILVKKVMKIMDEQLTEKQKKVLQHLMIDQIPMTVVADMMDSNRNAIYKLVHDARLKLKKSMEAEGINPEEILDKM; the protein is encoded by the coding sequence ATGCTCGACTGGTTTAAAGGACGCGATAAAAATAAAAGATCTTACTCAACAAATGAGGATTGGATCCAGGCTCTTACTCCCCCACCCGATGAACAGGCCATAAAACAATTGAGAAGTTACATGCTCAAAGGTTTAAAATCGGTACTGTACAAAAACGTTGACAGGGGGCTGAATCAATTTTGCGAAGATATTACGCAGGACTCTCTGCTAAAAGTCCTGGATAACATAGATACATTCCGCGGCGAAAGTAAGTTTACTACCTGGGCGATGAAAATAGCCGTGCGTGAAGGATACTCCGAACTTCGCAGAAAGCGCTATAACGATATCTCGCTTGAACAATACAGTTCGTATGATCCCGAGGAAAAAGATGCCGTTGAAATAGAACATGAACAGGCCGGACCAGATCAAATCACCCATGAATCTATCCTGGTAAAAAAAGTGATGAAGATTATGGATGAGCAACTAACGGAAAAGCAAAAAAAGGTCTTACAGCACTTAATGATCGATCAGATACCTATGACCGTAGTAGCGGATATGATGGACAGTAATCGAAATGCTATCTATAAACTTGTGCATGATGCAAGGTTAAAACTTAAAAAAAGCATGGAAGCCGAAGGTATCAATCCGGAAGAAATATTAGATAAGATGTAA
- a CDS encoding DUF3179 domain-containing protein: MKIIRYFIILLISQIILFPSNLFAQQFEGWKTDTSKKNIDLSELKSGGPPKDGIPAINDPGFVSSEEADSWIEANEPVISFELNDVARAYPLQILIWHEIVNDNFEGVPVLVTFCPLCYSAIVFDRRIDGETHEFGVSGFLRHSDMIMFDRKTESLWQQFTGEAVVGEYTGKELKILPSQIISYQQFKEAYPDGEILSKNTGVDRPYGRNPYSGYDDVNNTPFLAGDIEDDRLKPLQKVIGIQVDDHQKAYPYSMSKEEKVINDQIADQPIVVFHMEGARSALDAPELSNSRKDGSTGAFYRVVDGETLTFFNDGSSIKDRETNSTWDITGKAISGTMEGQKLEPVLFGDYFAFAWLVFWPETEIYN, from the coding sequence ATGAAAATAATACGATATTTTATCATCCTTTTAATATCACAAATAATACTCTTTCCATCGAATCTTTTTGCACAACAGTTTGAGGGCTGGAAAACGGATACGAGTAAGAAAAATATTGACCTCTCCGAACTCAAATCCGGTGGCCCACCTAAGGATGGAATTCCGGCAATCAACGATCCGGGTTTTGTTTCCAGCGAAGAAGCCGATTCGTGGATAGAAGCGAATGAACCGGTTATTTCTTTTGAATTGAATGATGTTGCAAGAGCCTATCCTCTGCAAATTTTGATATGGCATGAAATAGTAAACGACAACTTTGAAGGAGTTCCGGTTTTAGTCACATTCTGTCCGCTTTGTTATTCAGCTATTGTTTTTGATCGGCGAATTGATGGAGAAACTCACGAGTTTGGGGTATCAGGATTTTTACGGCATTCCGATATGATTATGTTCGACCGAAAAACAGAATCCCTCTGGCAGCAGTTTACGGGCGAGGCTGTGGTAGGAGAGTATACCGGGAAAGAGTTAAAGATTCTTCCGAGTCAGATCATTTCATATCAACAGTTTAAAGAAGCGTATCCGGATGGAGAGATTTTATCAAAAAACACGGGTGTGGACCGCCCGTATGGAAGAAATCCCTACTCCGGGTACGATGATGTTAACAATACACCATTCCTGGCTGGAGATATTGAAGATGACCGGTTGAAGCCACTTCAAAAAGTGATCGGGATCCAGGTAGATGATCATCAAAAAGCGTATCCCTATTCCATGAGTAAAGAAGAAAAGGTAATTAATGATCAGATTGCTGATCAGCCAATTGTTGTTTTTCATATGGAAGGGGCACGTTCAGCTTTGGATGCACCTGAGCTTTCCAATTCCAGGAAAGATGGATCTACCGGAGCATTTTACAGAGTAGTAGATGGTGAAACGCTTACTTTTTTTAATGATGGATCTTCCATTAAAGACAGAGAAACCAACTCAACCTGGGATATTACCGGGAAGGCGATCTCCGGCACGATGGAGGGGCAAAAACTGGAACCTGTTTTATTTGGAGATTATTTTGCTTTTGCGTGGCTGGTCTTCTGGCCTGAAACGGAAATTTATAATTAA
- a CDS encoding FAD-containing oxidoreductase yields METFDAIVIGTGQAGPSLAARCASEGLKTAVIEKENFGGTCVNTGCTPTKAMVASARAAHMARRGADFGVHISGDIHVDMKQVKARKDKLVESSTTGVENWLRGTENLTVINGHARFTGNHTVQVGGRTLTAEKIFINTGARPFVPPALQNVNAMTNKEILELEEVPEHLVIIGGSYIGLEFGQMFRRFGSEVTIVEQGSKIIGRESEDTSNTLQSVLEEEGINFRLNAKCISGIQSGDGITVNVDCESGPPQITGTHLLAATGRRPNTHDLGLEHTDIETDGHSYIKTNDILQTSVDGIWALGDVNGKGAFTHTAYNDFEIVAANLFDNDPRKVSDRILNYALYTDPSLSHIGMYEHEARESDKNILIGYREMSRIARAKERGETKGFIKILVDADTERILGATILGADGDEIIHSLLDIMYAGKPYTVISRAVHIHPTISELIPTILQNLEPLE; encoded by the coding sequence ATGGAAACGTTTGATGCAATTGTAATCGGAACCGGGCAAGCAGGCCCCTCTTTAGCTGCCAGATGCGCCAGTGAAGGGTTAAAGACGGCAGTTATCGAGAAAGAGAATTTTGGCGGAACCTGTGTAAATACGGGTTGTACTCCCACAAAAGCGATGGTGGCCAGCGCTCGTGCAGCACATATGGCCCGGCGCGGAGCAGACTTTGGTGTCCATATTTCCGGTGACATTCATGTGGATATGAAACAGGTTAAGGCCCGAAAGGATAAACTGGTTGAGAGTTCAACCACCGGAGTTGAAAATTGGCTAAGGGGAACAGAAAATCTGACAGTCATAAATGGTCACGCCAGGTTTACCGGTAACCACACCGTACAGGTTGGGGGACGAACGCTGACTGCTGAAAAGATTTTTATCAATACCGGAGCCCGGCCGTTTGTACCACCTGCACTTCAAAATGTTAATGCCATGACCAATAAAGAGATATTGGAGCTCGAAGAGGTCCCCGAACATTTGGTGATTATTGGCGGAAGTTATATCGGGCTGGAGTTTGGACAAATGTTTCGAAGATTTGGTAGTGAGGTTACCATTGTTGAACAGGGATCAAAAATTATCGGTCGGGAGTCAGAGGATACATCAAACACCTTGCAATCTGTTTTAGAAGAGGAAGGAATTAACTTTCGCTTGAATGCAAAATGCATTAGTGGTATACAATCAGGAGATGGGATTACAGTAAACGTTGACTGTGAAAGTGGACCGCCGCAAATTACGGGTACACATCTGTTGGCTGCTACCGGCCGCAGGCCAAATACTCATGACCTTGGGCTCGAACACACAGATATTGAAACCGATGGTCACAGCTACATCAAAACAAATGATATTTTACAAACAAGTGTGGATGGAATTTGGGCTTTGGGTGATGTAAATGGTAAAGGGGCCTTCACGCATACTGCCTACAACGATTTTGAAATTGTGGCTGCCAACCTGTTTGATAACGATCCGCGAAAAGTCTCAGACCGCATTTTGAATTATGCGCTCTATACCGATCCGTCTTTGAGTCATATTGGAATGTACGAGCATGAGGCAAGAGAATCTGACAAAAATATACTGATTGGCTACCGGGAGATGTCTCGGATTGCTCGCGCGAAAGAGCGGGGAGAGACCAAAGGATTCATCAAAATTCTTGTAGATGCCGATACTGAGCGAATTTTAGGAGCAACTATTCTTGGAGCCGATGGAGATGAAATTATCCACTCTCTTTTGGACATCATGTATGCCGGTAAACCCTATACGGTCATCAGCAGAGCAGTTCACATACACCCAACTATTTCTGAGTTGATTCCTACAATCTTACAAAATCTGGAACCATTAGAATGA
- a CDS encoding peroxidase-related enzyme (This protein belongs to a clade of uncharacterized proteins related to peroxidases such as the alkylhydroperoxidase AhpD.), producing MPYIEIIEPENATGELKDIYDRLKESRGKLAQIHKIQSLNPESITTHMDLYMSIMFSKSPLSRAQREMMAVVVSSFNNCQYCRLHHGEALNHYWKNRKRVERLGEDFRKLELNDIDHSLCRLAQKLTEYPDHIDEEEDIKPLKNTGLSDRAVLDAVLVIGYFNFVNRIVLGLGVETDEQEIQGYNY from the coding sequence ATGCCATATATCGAGATTATTGAACCTGAAAATGCAACTGGAGAACTCAAAGATATTTACGACCGTTTAAAGGAAAGCCGTGGTAAATTAGCTCAAATTCACAAGATTCAGAGTCTGAATCCGGAGTCAATTACTACACATATGGATCTCTATATGTCCATCATGTTTAGCAAATCTCCGTTAAGCAGAGCTCAGCGAGAGATGATGGCTGTGGTTGTATCATCATTTAATAATTGCCAATACTGCAGGCTCCATCACGGGGAGGCTCTAAACCACTACTGGAAAAACAGAAAGAGGGTAGAGCGGCTTGGCGAGGATTTCAGGAAACTTGAGCTTAATGATATAGATCACAGCCTGTGCAGACTGGCCCAGAAATTAACCGAATATCCCGATCATATTGATGAGGAAGAAGATATTAAACCTCTTAAAAATACCGGCCTTTCGGATCGTGCAGTATTAGATGCTGTGTTAGTTATCGGTTATTTTAATTTTGTGAATCGAATTGTTTTAGGGCTTGGAGTTGAAACTGATGAACAGGAGATTCAGGGATATAACTATTAG
- a CDS encoding DUF302 domain-containing protein, whose translation MRLIIKTAILFISIMSFSSAYAQEGMSTEQSDYSVEETAERLEKILAKNGITIFKKINHQQGAKGVDMELLPTILFIFGNPMLGTPIMQCSQTAAIDLPQKMLIWENSEGVVQIGYNDPDFIKNRHSIKDCNKVLKKIGNALQNFATSAAGR comes from the coding sequence ATGCGTTTAATAATAAAAACGGCAATCCTATTCATTTCAATAATGTCATTCTCATCAGCCTATGCGCAGGAAGGGATGAGTACTGAGCAAAGCGATTATTCGGTAGAAGAAACGGCCGAGCGGCTTGAAAAAATCCTGGCAAAAAATGGTATTACTATTTTTAAAAAAATTAATCACCAACAGGGTGCAAAAGGTGTAGATATGGAGTTATTACCGACTATATTATTTATTTTTGGCAATCCAATGCTTGGAACTCCAATTATGCAGTGCAGCCAAACTGCCGCCATTGATCTTCCACAAAAAATGTTGATTTGGGAAAATTCAGAAGGTGTTGTACAGATTGGTTATAACGATCCGGACTTTATCAAAAATCGTCACTCAATCAAGGATTGTAACAAGGTCCTCAAAAAAATTGGCAATGCACTACAAAATTTTGCCACTTCGGCTGCGGGTAGATAA
- a CDS encoding SRPBCC family protein, whose translation MHKAKVSGTIEAPSDDVWKLAGNFGELNRFVEAITGCITNGSGVGAERTLYLQDGGKVKEKLESLDNDQKKLTYSIVESPMPIEDYIGTIQVKELDENHSEFTWSSTFNVADEAANEMKEVLEGLYELGVEGLKKHF comes from the coding sequence ATGCATAAAGCAAAAGTTAGCGGTACTATTGAAGCCCCCTCGGATGATGTTTGGAAACTGGCTGGTAATTTTGGTGAATTAAACCGGTTTGTGGAAGCGATTACTGGCTGTATAACAAATGGTTCTGGTGTAGGCGCTGAAAGAACTTTGTATCTGCAGGATGGAGGAAAGGTAAAAGAAAAACTTGAAAGTCTGGACAACGATCAAAAAAAATTGACCTATTCCATAGTAGAATCGCCCATGCCAATTGAAGATTATATCGGAACGATCCAGGTTAAAGAGTTAGATGAGAATCATTCCGAATTTACCTGGTCTTCGACATTTAATGTTGCAGATGAAGCAGCAAATGAGATGAAAGAGGTCCTTGAAGGACTTTATGAACTGGGGGTTGAAGGTTTAAAAAAACATTTCTAA
- a CDS encoding BamA/TamA family outer membrane protein: MSLRYVLKLLTVAVIFFISFIQIEDVIGQSFGDSPSDSTEMVTDADAPNVEPYRSERSAMSHLLALPSYLFHWSTRPVGWGVKWAETKLPRLLQGERGDFGVFPLFELGGETGFSYGALIFHRSLFHDNHNLRFEGLFGSSSYNEFHFEYTISNFLSENGSLVLETEYGNKPNRTFLLGNNIDFDERSFFEREEFLASVEYSHKITDDKFIRFKPRFLNKKISQSEPEDEDVEEDGYNIFPENLTGTTSLLSMGTSFEWDGAKGLPRVTHGTRFFTGFTWNRSLNRNDFHYAEYNIEVNQFIPIYFLHETRRFALKANMIKTESFRGKETPFYDLPSLGSSNDLRGFSTDRFRDTGSLLFTLEYRYPIWNFSDMVFFIDEGQVFNHYSEIGINRFNTSYGFGFHLISSKGFALRSEFAFSRETSRFILLISPNF, encoded by the coding sequence ATGAGTTTAAGATATGTTTTGAAATTACTTACTGTAGCTGTGATATTTTTTATCTCATTTATCCAAATTGAGGATGTTATAGGGCAAAGCTTTGGTGATTCACCTTCCGACTCAACAGAAATGGTAACGGATGCAGATGCCCCAAATGTAGAACCCTACAGATCGGAACGGTCAGCAATGTCACATCTTTTAGCATTACCCTCATATCTTTTTCACTGGAGTACTCGTCCTGTGGGATGGGGAGTGAAATGGGCAGAAACTAAATTGCCAAGACTTCTTCAGGGAGAACGTGGTGATTTTGGTGTATTCCCGCTTTTTGAGCTCGGAGGAGAAACCGGTTTTTCATATGGAGCCCTGATATTTCACAGAAGCCTGTTTCATGACAATCATAACTTGAGGTTTGAAGGACTTTTTGGATCAAGCAGCTACAATGAATTCCACTTCGAGTACACCATTAGCAATTTCCTTTCAGAAAATGGAAGCCTTGTTCTCGAAACGGAATATGGCAACAAGCCGAACCGAACTTTTTTACTCGGAAATAATATCGATTTTGATGAGCGGAGTTTTTTTGAGAGGGAGGAGTTTTTGGCGTCTGTTGAGTATAGTCATAAAATTACCGATGATAAATTTATCCGGTTCAAGCCGCGGTTTTTAAATAAAAAGATATCGCAAAGTGAGCCGGAAGATGAAGACGTTGAGGAGGACGGGTATAACATATTTCCGGAAAATTTAACCGGAACAACTTCACTTCTGTCGATGGGTACTTCGTTTGAATGGGACGGTGCAAAAGGACTGCCGCGGGTTACTCATGGCACGCGATTTTTTACAGGTTTTACCTGGAATCGTTCACTAAACAGAAATGATTTTCACTATGCTGAGTACAACATAGAAGTAAACCAGTTTATTCCAATTTATTTTTTACATGAAACGCGCCGGTTTGCTTTAAAAGCCAACATGATTAAAACTGAAAGTTTTCGGGGGAAAGAAACTCCTTTTTACGATCTGCCATCTCTCGGAAGTTCAAATGATCTGCGGGGCTTTTCAACAGATCGATTTCGCGACACAGGTTCGCTGTTGTTTACACTGGAATACCGCTATCCGATATGGAATTTTTCTGACATGGTTTTTTTCATTGATGAAGGACAGGTATTTAATCATTATTCAGAAATTGGGATCAACCGATTTAATACCAGCTACGGTTTTGGTTTCCATCTGATTTCATCTAAGGGTTTTGCTCTCCGTTCTGAATTTGCATTTAGCAGAGAGACATCCCGCTTTATACTACTAATTTCACCAAATTTCTGA